The uncultured Subdoligranulum sp. genomic sequence GATGATGCGGGGACTGAACAGCATACGGTAGTTGGAAGCCATGCGGACCATGGCCAGGGCACTGTCCGGCACCACCACGGTGCGGTCCGCCGGGACGCCCTCCACCGGGTGATTGGCAATGATATAAGCCGCGCCGTTCTGATAGGCACCGGCGGCGAAGGTGTGTCCATCCACCCGTTCCCCGGGGAAACAGACAAAGACACAGTCCGGCTCCACCTTGCGGCTGTCGGTGACCACCGCCCGGATGGAAATGGGTTCGGCCAGCGTCAGGCCGGCCAGCAGTTCATTGGCAGGGATGGGTTGCATAGAGATGCCTCCTTCAGATTGCTTGGAAAAATGGCGTCGTCTCACGCCTGGCTGTCGCTCTGGGCGGCATCCGTGGATTCGGATTCCGCCGCCGAAGCGCTTTCTTCGGCCGCCGGCTCGGTGTCTTGGGCAGTATCCGAGGACTCCATTGTCAGCGTAATGATGGTACCGTAGGCGGTACTGGTATTGGCCGCCACGCTTTGTGCTGTCACCTTGCCGCCGCTGTCCCCTTCGTACTGGACATTCAGGTTGGCTGCCCGGAGCATCTGCTCGGCGAAACTGCCGCTCTTGCCCACCACGTCCGGCACAGTGGTCATGGCGTCCTGGTCGCTCTGGGTATACAGGTAGACGGTGGAGCCCACCGGCACCTTGCTGCCGCCGTAGGGATACTGGTAGACAATGGTGCCGTTGTCGCCGATCAGCTTATGTTTGAGGCCCAGCTGATTGAGGGTGACCTGGGCCGTGGTCCAGGTATAATCCAGACAGGTCTGCACCGTAACGGTACCGCTGGGGTTGTAGTTGGGGTCCTGCTCGATGCCCAGATAGGGCGCCACCTCACTGATGATGTTGCCCACCACCGGGGCCACCACTTCGCTGGCGTAGTCACGCACCCAGCGGGGATCGTCCAGCACCACGAACACTTCGATTTCGGGATCATCCACCGGCAGCACCGCGGCAAAGCTCATGGTCTTGTAGTAGTCGCCGTCGTAGCGCAGCTCCCGGTCGGTACGTTCCGCCGTACCGGATTTGCCGCCGATGCGGTAGCCCGCCACGTAGGCATTCTTGTTGGAGTGGTATCCGTCGGAAGTCTGGCTGTTGGGGTCCACGCTGCACTCCATCATGGCCAGGATCTGCTGGCTGACTTCCTCGGAAATCACCTGACGGCGGATGTTGGTCTCGGTTTTCTGCACCACGTTGCCATCCTTGTCGGTGATGGAATCCACCACATAGGGGGTGACCAGGTAGCCGCCGTTGGCCACCGCCGCCACCGCTGTGGCCATCTGCATCGGGGTAATGGCCTCATTCTGGCCGAAAGCCGCCGTGTACAGGTTGGTGTCCACCTGGGCCATCTGCTCGGCATCGTAGACGCTGGTCCAGCGGGTCTCGTTGGGCAGGTCGATGCCGGTGGTCTGGGTGAAGCCGAAGGCCTGGATATAGTCATAGAACACGGTGGGCTGCAGCGTCTGTGCCGCCTGGATGAACCACAGGTTGCAGCTGTGGTTCAGGGCGCCCGCCATATCCAGCTGGCCGTGGGCCTTGTTCTCTGCGCAATGGTAGGTGTGCTCCCATACCGAACCGGCATTGACGGTGAGTTCGCCGCTGCAGTAGAAGGTCTGTCCGGCCGTCATGATGCCGGAATCCAGGCCCGCAGAGGCCGTGATCAGTTTGAATACCGAACCGGGCATATACAGCTCGGTAATGTTCTTATTCTTCCACTGGGCCTCACGCATCATACCCTGCAGCTGGGTATATTCGCTGCTCACCGTGTTGCCTTCCTCGTCGGTGGTGGTTTCCCGGCTGATCTTGCCGTCCGCGATGATATCGGCCACCTCATCCTCGCCCAGGCGGCTCTTGAGCCAGTCGATGTCCTCATCCTCCAGCTCTTCCTTGTCGAGGATCGCCTGCATCTTCTCATCGTAGATGGTGTAGGGGTCGTTGGGATCAAACTGCTCCATCGACGCCATGGCCAGGATGGCCCCCGTCTTGACGTTCATCACAATGGCACTGCCCCGGCCGTGGACGCTGAAGGTGTTCATGGCCTCCGACAGGTACTCCTCCACAATGGCCTGCACGTTCTCGTCGATGGTCAGGTTCAGGTTGTTGCCGTCAATGGCCGGGTAGACTTCCGCCTCGGCATTGGCCAGCACTTCCCCGCTGACGTTGGTCTCGGCAATGCTGCGCCCCGGCGTGCCGGAAAGCACATCGTCGTAGGACTTTTCCAGTCCGTAGGCACCGGAACCGTCCCCGTTGCAGAAGCCCAGCACCGAGGACAGAAACGCCCCGTAGGGATAGCTGCGGGTGGAGGCCTGTTCGGTGGAGAGCACCACGATCCGGTAGCCCTGCTCCTCCCCCGCCGGCGGGTCGGTGCGGTAATTCATGGAGTATTCCAGGATGGCATCCGCCACCGGCTTTTCCACGCCCTTCGCCACCACGCGGTACTCGTAGAGTTCTCCGTTGGCATTGGTGGCCGTCAGGATGCTGAAGATGCTGTCCGCTGTCGTGCCGTCATCCAGCAGCGTGGCGATCTCTTCGGCCGCCTGCTGCAGCTGGGCGGTGGTGGCACCGTTTTTCTGGGACTGCAGCGGATTGGCAATGATATTCCACACCGTGTTGCTCTTGGCCAGCAGTTTGCCGTTGGCGCTGTAGATGGAACCGCGGGTTGCCGGCAGCTCGGTATCCTGCATCTGCTGGGTCACCGCCTCGGTGCGGTACAGCTCTGCATCCCGCAGCTGCAGCGCATACAGCTGGTAAATCAGGATGCCGAAGAAAAAGATCAGGAAGATGGCAATGGCGATCAAAGTGCGCCGCAGTACCTGGGCGCGGAAATGCGGATTGGGACGGTTGACTGGATTGGACATCGGCGACTCCCTTTGGAGAAATATTTCCCTGATTGCGGCCGCGAGCCTTTTTACGCGCGGCGTTCCCGCCGTTGGTAAAAAGGCTCGTTGCCACATAGATTCTTTTGTTTACGGGTTCAGGCTGCCCAGCAGATTGAGGGCCGCCGTGCGCACATCGGACAGCAGCAGCTGAGCGCTGCTGGTCGTCTTCGCAATGACGCTCTGGTCCTCCAGCTGGACGTAGGTGATCTGGCTGGGGTCCACCTGTACCAGTCCCAGCTGACCCTCCGCCACCTGCTGCAAGCTGGCGCGGCTGGTAATATTACTCATCTGGGTGGCCAGATAGTCATATTCGCTCTGCGCCGCGGTGAGCTGGGTTTTGGTGTCATTGATCTGGCCGTTCAGCTCGGTGATCTTCGCCTGGCTGTACACCACACTGACGACCAGACCCAGCAGCAGCGCCACCGCCAGCACATTCAGCGTGGAGGCCGCCAGGTGACGGGCCCGGTTCAGGCCGTGCCGTCCGCCCTGCACCACCCGAACGCGGGGACGCGGACGCTCCATCTTGGGTGCGGTCTGACCGGTATGCAATACAACAGTTGTCATGAATACTGCCTCGTTATACTTTCTCCAACACTCTCAGTTTGGCCGAGCGGGCTCTGCGGTTGTGCTCCAGCTCTTCCGCGTCCGCTTCAATGGGTTTTCGGGTAATCAGTTTCGCTTTGGGAACGCCGCCGCAGGTGCAGATTGGCTGTTCCGGCGGGCAGGTGCACCGCTGTGCCCAGCGGCGGAATTTGTTCTTGACCAGCCGGTCCTCCAGGCTGTGGAAGGTGATCACGCAGAGCCGGCCGCCGGGCGCCAGACAGCCGAAAATGGCATCCAGCCCCTCGTTGAGGGCGTCCAGCTCCGAGTTCACCGCAATGCGGATGGCCTGGAAGGTGCGGCGGGCGGGATTTTTTGCCTTACGGCGCTCCGCCGGGGGCACCGCCGAGGCCACCAGTTCCGCCAGCTGCAGGGTGGTGGTGATGGGCTGCTCCGCCCGGGCGGTGACAATCCTGCCGGCAATCTGCCAGGCATAGGGTTCCTCGCCATAGTCGCGCAGGATGCGCGTCAGTTCTTCACGGTCCAGGGTGTTGACAAGGTCTGCGGCGGTGGGGCCCTGCTGGCTCATACGCATGTCCAGCGGCGCATCGGCGTGGTAGGAGAAACCGCGCGCCGCATCGTCCAGCTGATGGCTGGATACGCCAAGATCCAGCAAGGCCCCGTTGACCGCCGGGATGGAAAGGTCCGCGAGCACACGCGCCGCATCGCGGAAGTTCGCCTGTACCACCTGGGCGGGCAGGCCCTTGAGCCTTTCGGTGGCAACTGCCACCGCATCCGGGTCCTGGTCCAGTGAAATCAGGCGCCCGGTGGTCAGACGTTTTGCAATCTGCATACTGTGCCCTGCCCCGCCGGCAGTTCCGTCCAGATAAATTCCGGTGGGATCAATGGCCAGCCCATCCAGGCAGGGCTGCAGCAGCACGGGTATGTGAGAAAATTCCATGGTGTCAACTACCTATCGTTTAAAAGTCCAGTTCCTCCATCGCAGCGGTGAAGTCCTCATCGCTGGTGGCCTGATCGCCGTTCCAGGCGGCGGTATCCCAGATCTCCGCAAAGCTGCGGTTGCCGATGATCGTCACATCGTGATCGAGGCCCGCATACTCCCGCAGCTTGGCGGGCAGCTGGATCCGCCCCTGCTTGTCCGGGGTCACTTCCACCGCCGAGGCGTAGAGCATCCGGCTGACCTTGCGGCCCTTGACCAGACCCTTTTCCTCGATCTTGGCGGCGACTTTTTCAAATTCTTCGGTGGGGAAAGCGGCCAGGCAATGATCCAGCCAGCGGGTGACGATGAAGGTCTCCCCCATGGCATCCCGGAACCGGGCGGGGAAATTCAGCCGACCCTTGGCGTCGATGGCGTAATCGTACTGCCCTACGAGCATGCTGTTTCCCTCCCCTCCGGTTTTTCGACGGTTTGCACAAACTTTCCGCAGGTTTTTTTACGTTGTCGCGTTGGGTCTGTGGAAAACTCTGTGGAAAGGGTGGAAAACTACCCACTTTCAACCATTATTCAGGTCAACTTCTCCACTTCTCCCCACTGCGATACATTCAGTCTACCATTTCAGGAGGCAAAAAGCAAGCCCGCAGCCCCAAAAAGTTCGCTGCCAGCGGAATTTTCACAGATGTGTAACCGGTGGGGAAAAACGTGCAGAAAAAGCAGGGCCTTTTCTCCGGGCATACAAAAAGCAGGCACCCGCCTCCCTCTTTCAAGGGAACGGGTGCCTGCTGATTCGGTGTTTTCGTTACTTTTTCGTGCCGCGCTGCGGACGGGTGGGCATACTGCGCAGATTCATCCGGGCGTTCTTCACGCTGGAAAGGCTCTTCACCAGAGCCTCCTCGGACTGCTTCAGGACCTCCTCACAGTACAGCGAAGTCTGACGTTTGATCTCCTTGTTCTGCGTCTGGGCCGCGGTCAGAATCTCCACCACACGCTGCTGGCTGCGCTTGACGATCTCCTGTTCGCTGACCATGGCGCGGGCGCGCTCTTCCGCCTGCTGAATGACCCCTTCCGCCTCCACATGGGCGTTCTTCAGGATCTGCTCGCGCTCGTTGACGATCTTCTTGCTCTCCCGCACTTCGTCGGGCAGATTGTTGCGCACTTCATCAATGATATCCCGCATGCGGTCCACATCCACCACACGCTTGCCCGCCGCAAACGGAACAGCCGTGCCCGCTTCCAGCGTTTCTTCCATCAAATCCAGCAATTCCTCTACGTTCATGCCTGTTCCTCTCTCTCGTACCGGCTGACCATAATCTTGCCGTAATAATACTGTTTGGTGCGGACCAGCGTTCCCACCCGTTCGGGCAGTTCCGCCTCGCGCTCGGTTTCCGCCAGGATCACCCCGCCGGCCGCCAGCTTGTCCTGCAGGGCAGGCAGCACCTGGCCGACGAGGTCCTGCCGGAAAGGCGGGTCCAGCAGTACCAGGTCAAAGGGCCCCCGGATGTTGGCCAGGAAACCCAGCGCCTCCCCGTGGCGGATATCGCTCTGCCGGTCCACCCCGGCCGTCTTGCAGTTGGCCGTGACGATTGCCAGGGCCTCGGGGGAACGGTCCAGGAAGATACAGCTCCTGGCCCCGCGGGACAGTGCCTCAATCCCCAGCTGGCCACTGCCTGCAAAGAGATCCAGCACCCGTGCCCCCGGCACCAGAAACTGTACACTGGAAAACATGGCCTCCTTGACCCGGTTGATGGTGGGACGGGTAACGTCCTCCCCCGGAAGAGCCTGCAAATTTTTACCGCGTGCGGTTCCGGCAATGACGCGCATCATCCGTATTCTCCTCTCCATCGTATCATTTTTATTATGGGGCCTGTCCGTGCCATTGTCAAGGGTGCAAGCTGTAAAAAATCTATGGCCTCTCCCTACGAAAAAAGCGGGCGGACAGCCCGTGCTGTCCGTCCGTATTCCATATACGACAAGGAAAAATGGCAGATTTTACCGTCAGGGCATCGATTCCGCTGCGGCCGGTCCCGCCTTCGGCAGCTGGATCTCCGGCATGAGTTCTTCCGACACGACCCGCAGCATCTCCTCCAGCTTCTGCAGCTCCTCCGGGGCAAAACGCTGTTTGGCCCGGTCCACGACCCGCTGCAGGTAGGCATAACTGATGTTGTAGTAATCGACATACTTCCGGGTGGGATACAGGTGGTATTCCCGCTTGTCGGTGGTGGAGCGCACCTTTTCCACATATCCCTTCTTCACAAGATTGTTGATCTTGTAGGCGGCGTTGGGAGTGGACAGATTCATCATGTTGGAGAACTCCGCAATGGTGGGATGTCCCAGGGCCATGATGACTTCCATGCAGAAGGATTCCACCGTCGTCAGCGTTGCCTCCCGATTTTCAAACTTGCTGAATACCTGCCGGTAAAAGTGCAGTTTAAACTTGGTATACACTTGCTCAAACGCCTGATCCAACATGGCAAAAACCTCCTGAAGGTCCGGGGTACGGGCCGTTGCAGCCGGCAGTCTCGGACGGCGCAGCCGTACACGCAGACCTTTCGCATTGTTATGGATCAGTATACCACATTTTGCACCATTTGACCAGCCCTGTTTACAGGTGTTCATCCCTGCGAAGACTCCCGATCCACAATGGCAAAAGTCAGCTCGGCGTTGACGGCCCGCACGCCGTCCACCCAGGCCGTCGCCTTGCCGATGCCCAGCGGGCCGTGCCGCTCCACCAGCTCGCACTCCAGCGTGAGCACATCCCCGGGAACCACCTGACGGCGGAACCGGGCATTCTTGACACCGCCGAACAGGGCCAGTTTGCCCTTGGCGCCCTCTTCACTGAGGGCCGCCACGGCGCCGCACTGGGCCAGTGCTTCGAGAATCAGCACACCGGGCATCACCGGCTGGCCGGGGAAATGGCCCTGGAAGAAGGGTTCATTCATGCTGACGCACTTGATGCCCCGCGCCCACTGGCCGGGCGTATAGTCGGTGATCCGGTCCACCAGCGCAAAGGGGTACCGGTGGGGCAGGATCTCCGCAATCTGCACCGCGTTCAGGGTCCGCGGCGGGTCATTGGCCACAATCGCCATTCTTTAGCCCTCCCAACGCTTGAAAATCACGCAGGCATTGTGCCCGCCAAAGCCCAGACTGTCGCTCAGGGCGTATTCTACCTGAGCCTCCACGCCCTCGTTGGGCAGGTAGTTCAGGTCGCACTCAGGGTCCGGCACCTTCAGGCCGATGGTAGCCGGCAGATAGCCGTCCCGCAGGGCCAGCGCCGTGAAGACGCCCTCCACGCCGCCGGCGGCGCCCAGCAGATGGCCGGTCATCGACTTGGTGCTGGAGATGCGCAGCTGATAGGCGTAGTCGCCGAACACCGATTTGATGGCCGCCGTCTCGCAGGCATCGTTCAGGTGGGTGCTGGTGCCGTGGGCATTGATGTATCCGATCTGCTCCGGGGCCAGGTCAGCGTCGCGCAGCGCCAGGCGCATGCACTCGGCACCGCCGGCGCCGCCCGGTGCCGGCGCCGTGAAGTGATAGGCATCGCAGTTGGCGCCATAGCCCACCACTTCAGCGTAAATCCTGGCGCCGCGGGCCAGGGCGTGTTCCAGTTCCTCCAGCACCAGGATGCCGGCACCTTCGCCGATGACAAAGCCGCCGCGTTCCGCGTCAAAGGGAATGGAGGCACGGGCGGGGTCCTCGGTGGTGTTGAGCGCCTTCATGCTGGTGAAACCGCCCACGCCCAGAGGGCTGATGCAGCTCTCCGCACCGCCGCAGATGGCCAGGTCCTCATAGCCGTCCCGGATGCGATGGAATGCATCACCGATGGCGTTGGTACCGCCGGCACAGGCCGTGACCGGGCTGGTGCACATGCCCTTGAGACCAAAGCGGATGGACACCTGGCCCGCCGCCATGTTGGCGATGGACATGGGCACAAAGAAGGGGCTCACACGGTCAAAGCCCTTGGCCTCCCCCTTGGCGTGCTCCTCCTCGATGGTGGGCAGGCCGCCGATGCCGCTGGAAATGATGGTGGCAAAACGGCTGGTGTCGGTATGCTCCAGATCCAGGCCGGAATCCTCCATGGCCTCCGCGGCAGCCACCACCGCAAACTGGGTGAAGCGGGCCATCTTGCGGGCCTCCCGCTTGTCGATCCGGACGGTGGGGTCAAAGTCCTTGACCTCCGCCGCCAGCTTGACCTTGCTGTTGGTGGTATCGTAATGGGTAATGGGCCCGACGCCGCACACACCGCGGCGCACCGCCGCCCAGCTGTCCGCCACCGTATTGCCGGTGGGGTTGACCGTGCCAAGGCCGGTAATCACAACTCTGCGTTTTTCCATAGGAAACCTCGCTATCTCTTTCCGTATCTATCGTTACCGTTCAAACCAAACCGGCGCGGACCGCCGCACAACATGACCGCTACCGCGCCCCCCGCTGTTTTACATGCCCATACCGCCGTCCACACACAGCACCTGGCCGGTGATGTAGGAGGCCTCTTCGCTGGCCAGGAAGGCCACCGCCTGGGCCACTTCCTCGGCGCGGCCGATGCGACCTGCCGGGACAGCGCCGAGCGCCGCCGTTTTGGCCGCGTCGGACATGGCGGCGGTCATATCCGTATCGATAAAACCGGGCGCCACCGCGTTGACGGTCACACCCCGGGCCGCGAACTCCTTGGCCAGGCTCTTGGTCAGGCCGATCAGTCCCGCCTTGCTGGCGGCGTAGTTGCTCTGCCCGGCGTTGCCGTGCAGGCCCACCACGCTGCTGAGGTTGATGATCCGGCCATACCGCTGGCGCATCATCAGTTTGCAGGCGGTCTTGCTGCAGAAGAACGCCCCCTTGAGGTTGGCATTGATGACTTTGTCGAAGTCTTCTTCCTTCATGCGCAGGATCAGCTTGTCGGCTGTGACGCCAGCGTTGTTGACCAGCACGTCCAGACGCCCGAAGGTCTGGGCCGCGCCCTCCACCAGGCTCTGGCACTGGGCGGGATCGGTCACATCCGCCTGCTGCGTAATGGCCTGCACGCCCAGTGCCCGGCAATCGGCGGCCGTCTGTTCCGCCGCAGCCGAGCTGGACGCATAGTTGACACAGACATCAAAGCCTGCCTTGGCCAGCGCCAGGCAGATGGCCCGGCCGATGCCGCGGCCGCCGCCGGTGACCAGCGCCGCGCGGCGCATTCCCTGTTCCTCGCTCATGCCTGGACCTCCTTCAGTTCTGCCACAGCCTTTTCAAAGTCGGCAGCCGTCTCAATGTTCAGGCAGCGGATGGTACTGCCCACCGTCTTCTTCACGAACCCGCTGATGGTATGGCCGGGTCCGATTTCCACCACGGTGTCCACACCCAGGTCCGCCAGACGGCGGATGGTGTCCTCCAGATACACACTGCTCTGGACCTGCCGCACCAGCAGATCGGCAATGGAATCCGCGGGAGCCTTTTCATGGCCCAGGCAGTTGAAGAGCACCGGCATGCGCATGGGCGCAAACTTCACGGTCTGGAACCGCTCGGCCAGCGCCACGGCGGCCGGATGCATGAGAATGGTGTGGAAGGGGCCGCTGACTTTCAGGGGCAGGCAGCGCTTGGCGCCCGCCTCCTTGGCCAGTTCGGCAGCGCGGTCCACGGCAGCCTTTTCCCCGCCGATAACCAGCTGGCCGGGGCAGTTGTAGTTGCAGATCTGCACCACGCCCAGGGAGGAAGCCTCCTCACAGCAGGCCTGCAGCTTGTCGCGGTCCAGCATCAGGACGGCGGTCATGCCGCAGTCCAGGCCCTCGGACGCCTTGGCCATGGCCTGGCCGCGGAAGGCCACCAGCTCCACAGCACTCTTGGCGTCCAGCACATCGGCACATTCCAGCGCCGAGTACTCGCCCAATGAAAGGCCCGCCGCGTAGTCGGGGCGGATGCCGGCATCCGCCAGCATGGCCGTCACACCGGCGGCGAAGGCCACCATGCAGGGCTGGGTGTAACGGGTCAGGTTGATGACCCCCTGGGGATCCTCGAAGCAGGTGGTCTTGAGATCAAAATCCAGTACCGAGTCAGCCTCATCAAAGACTTTGCGGAAAACCGGCGACGCCTCGTACAGATCGGCGCCCATCCCGGCGTGCTGGCTGCCCTGGCCGGCATACAAAAATGCGAGTTTCATCCTGATGTACTCCTTTTATACCTTCATCTGGCCCATCTCTTGCAGACGGGTACGGCAGTCGGTCATCATCTCGTCGAGAATGTCAGCCACGGGGCGCACGCCCTTGAGCATGCCGGCCACCTGACCGGCCATCAGGCTGCCCGTCTCGGTATCGCCGTCAAACACGGCGCGGCGCAGGCTGCCCAGCGTGTACTTTTCCAGTTCCATCTTGTCGGCACCGGCCTTTTCCTGGCGGACATACTCCCGGCTCATCCGGTTTTTCAGCACCCGGACCGGGGTGCCGCCGATGCGGCCGGTGACGATGGTGTCGCTGTCCTTCGCCTTGATCAGTGCCGCCTTGTAGTTAGGATGAATGGGGCATTCCTCCGAGACCAGCAGGCAGGTGCCGATCTGGGCACCGCAGGCGCCCAGCGCAAAGGCTGCCGCCAGCTGACGGCCGTCGGCGATGCCGCCCGCCGCAATGACGGGCACATCCACGGCATCCACCACCTGGGGCACCAGCGCCATGGTGGCCATCTCGCCCACATGGCCACCGCTCTCGGTACCCTCCGCGATCACGGCATCCGCGCCGCATTTGACCAGATGCTTGGCCAGCACCGCAGCCGCCACCACAGGAATCACCGTGATGCCGGCCTTTTTCCAGCTCTCCATGTACTTGCCGGGGTTGCCCGCGCCGGTGGTGACAAAGCGGACGCCTTCCTCCACCACGATCTGGGCAAACGCATCCGCCTGGGGATGCATCAGCATGATGTTGACGCCGAACGGCTTGTCGGTGAGTTGTTTGGCGCGGCGGATATTCTCCCGCAGCGAATCGGTATTCATACCGCCCGAACCGATCAGACCCAACGCGCCGGCGTTGGCGCAGGCGGCGGCAAATTCGCCGGTGGCAATGTTGGCCATGCCGCCCTGAATCAGAGGATACCGGGTACCGAGAATCTCGTTCAGCAGTTTCATACGACGCTTCCTTTCACAGTGAGCAACATACCGCCCCAGGTCAGGCCGCCGCCAAAGCCGATACAGGCAAGACGCATGCCCGGCTGCAGGCGGCCGTTCTCATACAATTCATTCAGCGCCACCGGAATGCTGGCGGCACTGGTATTGCCATGGCGGTCCATATTCTTGTAGAATTTTTCGGGGTCGGCCTTCAGCTTTTTCACACAGTGGTCAATGATACGGCTGTTGGCCTGGTGGCACACCACCCAGTCCAGATCGTCCAGCGTGTGGTGGGTGGCCTCCAGCACCGCCTCCAGCGTGCGGGGCAGCGCTTCCACCGCGAAGCGGAACACTGCCCGGCCGTCCATCCGAATGGGCCCGCAGGGCGGCGTTTCAATGGCCATATCGCCCCGGGCGCCCAGATCCACCGCGAAGTCCACACCGTCCACCAGTTCAAAGAGTACGGCGCCCGCACCGTCGCCGAACAGCACACAGGTGTTGCGGTCGGTCATGTCCATCAGGCGGGAAAGCTGTTCGCACCCGATCACCAGCGCATAGCGCCGGCTGTCCTCCGGGCGGGTGGCCAGCAGGCCCCGGGCCACAGCGGCCCCATAGATAAAGCCGGAGCAGGCGGCATTTACATCCAGTACCGGGATATCCTGCGCCAGGCCCAGTTCATGCTGCACCAGGCAGGCGGTGCTGGGGGTGGCATACGCCCCGGACAGGGTGGCACAGACACAGCAGCCGATCTGTTCCGGCTGCAGCCCGCTGCGCTCCAGTGCCTGCCGTGCGGCCGCAATGGCCAGCGTGGCGGCGGTCTCCCCTTCCGAGCAGAAATGACGCTGCCGAATGCCGGTGCGTGTGGTGATCCATTCATCGCTGGTATCCACCAGCTTGCTCAAATCCTCGTTGGTCACCACACGGCCGGGCAGCGCCCCGCCGGTGGCAATCAGCTGCAAACCTTCCATAAGCTCCCTCGATCCGTTTTTCTCACAGTCCGATCTGGCGGTACTTTTTGTACCGCTGGTCGGCCAGTGCCTTGCCGCTCATCTTGCACAGCTGGGTCAGATGCCGTTCCAGCGCGGCATCCACAGCCGCAAACAGCGCCTCGTGATCCCGCTGCGCACCGCCCAGAGGCTCGGGGATGACTTCCTCCACGATGCCGTCTTCCAAAAGGTCCTGGGCAGTCAGCTTCATGATCTCGCAGGCTTCCCCGCTGCGGGAGGAGTCCTTCCACAGAATGCTGGCAAAGCCTTCCGGGCTGAGCACCGAATACACGGCGTTCTCCAGCATGAGAATCCGGTTGGCCACGCCCAGACCCAGCGCGCCGCCGCTGCTGCCCTCGCCGGTGACCACCGAGATGATGGGCACCGTCAGGCCGCTCATCTCCGCCAGGTTGCGGGCGATGGCCTCTCCCTGGCCGCGCTCCTCCGCTTCCTTGCCGGGGTAGGCGCCCGGGGTATCGATAAAGGTGATGATGGGACGGCCGAACTTTTCCGCCTGCTCCATCAGGCGCAGCGCCTTGCGGTACCCATCCGGCTCCGGCATGCCGAACCGGAAGTGCATGTTTTCTTCCAGTGTGGACCCTTTGCGGTGGCCGATCACGGTAACCGGGACGCCCTTGTACCGGGCAATGCCGCCCAGGATGCTGGGATCATCGCTGCATTCCCGGTCGCCGCGCTGCTCAAAGAAATCGGTAAACAGCGCCTGGATGTACTCGTCAATGCGGGGCCGTCCCTGATGCCGGGCCAGGAATACACGGTCCGCCGGCGTCAGTTCCCGGCACTGTTCCAGCAGCGCATCCCGCCGGGCTTTCAGCTCGTCCAGGGATTCCGCTTCCGTCGAGGCACCCTTTTCCTCCCCCAGCAGCTGGCTTTCCGCCTCATCCTCCACTGT encodes the following:
- a CDS encoding acetyl-CoA carboxylase carboxyltransferase subunit alpha yields the protein MIKDILKEVESLDRRIGALEHPTVEDEAESQLLGEEKGASTEAESLDELKARRDALLEQCRELTPADRVFLARHQGRPRIDEYIQALFTDFFEQRGDRECSDDPSILGGIARYKGVPVTVIGHRKGSTLEENMHFRFGMPEPDGYRKALRLMEQAEKFGRPIITFIDTPGAYPGKEAEERGQGEAIARNLAEMSGLTVPIISVVTGEGSSGGALGLGVANRILMLENAVYSVLSPEGFASILWKDSSRSGEACEIMKLTAQDLLEDGIVEEVIPEPLGGAQRDHEALFAAVDAALERHLTQLCKMSGKALADQRYKKYRQIGL
- the fabD gene encoding ACP S-malonyltransferase — translated: MKLAFLYAGQGSQHAGMGADLYEASPVFRKVFDEADSVLDFDLKTTCFEDPQGVINLTRYTQPCMVAFAAGVTAMLADAGIRPDYAAGLSLGEYSALECADVLDAKSAVELVAFRGQAMAKASEGLDCGMTAVLMLDRDKLQACCEEASSLGVVQICNYNCPGQLVIGGEKAAVDRAAELAKEAGAKRCLPLKVSGPFHTILMHPAAVALAERFQTVKFAPMRMPVLFNCLGHEKAPADSIADLLVRQVQSSVYLEDTIRRLADLGVDTVVEIGPGHTISGFVKKTVGSTIRCLNIETAADFEKAVAELKEVQA
- the fabF gene encoding beta-ketoacyl-ACP synthase II; the encoded protein is MEKRRVVITGLGTVNPTGNTVADSWAAVRRGVCGVGPITHYDTTNSKVKLAAEVKDFDPTVRIDKREARKMARFTQFAVVAAAEAMEDSGLDLEHTDTSRFATIISSGIGGLPTIEEEHAKGEAKGFDRVSPFFVPMSIANMAAGQVSIRFGLKGMCTSPVTACAGGTNAIGDAFHRIRDGYEDLAICGGAESCISPLGVGGFTSMKALNTTEDPARASIPFDAERGGFVIGEGAGILVLEELEHALARGARIYAEVVGYGANCDAYHFTAPAPGGAGGAECMRLALRDADLAPEQIGYINAHGTSTHLNDACETAAIKSVFGDYAYQLRISSTKSMTGHLLGAAGGVEGVFTALALRDGYLPATIGLKVPDPECDLNYLPNEGVEAQVEYALSDSLGFGGHNACVIFKRWEG
- a CDS encoding beta-ketoacyl-ACP synthase III, encoding MEGLQLIATGGALPGRVVTNEDLSKLVDTSDEWITTRTGIRQRHFCSEGETAATLAIAAARQALERSGLQPEQIGCCVCATLSGAYATPSTACLVQHELGLAQDIPVLDVNAACSGFIYGAAVARGLLATRPEDSRRYALVIGCEQLSRLMDMTDRNTCVLFGDGAGAVLFELVDGVDFAVDLGARGDMAIETPPCGPIRMDGRAVFRFAVEALPRTLEAVLEATHHTLDDLDWVVCHQANSRIIDHCVKKLKADPEKFYKNMDRHGNTSAASIPVALNELYENGRLQPGMRLACIGFGGGLTWGGMLLTVKGSVV
- a CDS encoding nitronate monooxygenase; translated protein: MKLLNEILGTRYPLIQGGMANIATGEFAAACANAGALGLIGSGGMNTDSLRENIRRAKQLTDKPFGVNIMLMHPQADAFAQIVVEEGVRFVTTGAGNPGKYMESWKKAGITVIPVVAAAVLAKHLVKCGADAVIAEGTESGGHVGEMATMALVPQVVDAVDVPVIAAGGIADGRQLAAAFALGACGAQIGTCLLVSEECPIHPNYKAALIKAKDSDTIVTGRIGGTPVRVLKNRMSREYVRQEKAGADKMELEKYTLGSLRRAVFDGDTETGSLMAGQVAGMLKGVRPVADILDEMMTDCRTRLQEMGQMKV
- the fabG gene encoding 3-oxoacyl-[acyl-carrier-protein] reductase — translated: MSEEQGMRRAALVTGGGRGIGRAICLALAKAGFDVCVNYASSSAAAEQTAADCRALGVQAITQQADVTDPAQCQSLVEGAAQTFGRLDVLVNNAGVTADKLILRMKEEDFDKVINANLKGAFFCSKTACKLMMRQRYGRIINLSSVVGLHGNAGQSNYAASKAGLIGLTKSLAKEFAARGVTVNAVAPGFIDTDMTAAMSDAAKTAALGAVPAGRIGRAEEVAQAVAFLASEEASYITGQVLCVDGGMGM